A DNA window from Victivallis lenta contains the following coding sequences:
- the nifJ gene encoding pyruvate:ferredoxin (flavodoxin) oxidoreductase has protein sequence MAKKMQTIDGNYAASYVAYAFSEVAAIYPITPSSTMGEYADIWASQGQKNMFGQKLEVVEMQSEAGAAGAVHGSLSAGALTTTYTASQGLLLMIPNMYKIAGEMLPTVFHVSARALAAQSLSIFGDHSDVMSCRATGYAMTSAASIQETHDLALVAHLATLESEIPFLAFFDGFRTSHEFQKVELLDYSDMKSMLDMKYVERFRNRALRPDAPYAKMAAQNPDVYFQGRETTNKQYEALPAIVQKYMDKVGEVTGRKYHLFDYVGAADADKVIVAMGSACETIEEAIGYLNAKGRKLGLLKVRLYRPFAADVLVKALPATVKKVAVLDRCKEPGSLGEPLFLDVKAALAGKDVTVIGGRYGLASKEFTPSMVNAIYKHMDGKNTHNFTVGINDDVTGLSLPIDEEIVTEPAGTTACMFWGLGGDGTVGSNKNSVKIIGDHTNKYVQAYFVYDSKKSGGITVSHLRFGDKPITSEYTITAPNFVACHNPAYIGRYDMLAGIVDGGTFLINSELPADKVFESFTREMQEVIVRKHVKVYTIDALKLALEVGSPKYVSTIMQTCFFKLANIIPADEAIGYIKSGIEKKFKKKGDDVVKENQACVDQALAMLKEVEVPASLDGVAAYEPKALITEDMGTFANTLMKPILHQKGDDIPVSAMSYDGSMPTATSKFEKRGIAPSVPKWDSAACIQCNQCVMACPHAAIRSKLIEPANLAGAPASFNTVDAKPPVKKELGLKYRLQVFIEDCTGCGVCVETCPVKEKAIHLTHTPEERAAGQDENVEFFLSLPDNVMGGTDAKTVKGSQFLMPYFEFSGACAGCGETPYVKLVSQLFGNRMIVANATGCSSIYGGSFPSLPYCKDKKGRGPAWANSLFEDNAEYGFGMRLAVDTNRKQLMDCIKKIQELGVCCDDMKSALDYAVANWENTSDEAMANQEKLGELLKVAVEKSEGEKREIYAKMLELKDYFVDKSVWILGGDGWAYDIGFGGLDHVVAQNRNVNILVLDTEVYSNTGGQASKSTPIGAVALFANSGKRLTKKNLGFMCMSYGNVYVASISMGANRQQALTAIREAEAHNGPSIILAYAPCIAHGINMSKSQTEAKRAVEAGYWPLYRYNPAEEQPFKWETKEATASFQEFIRSENRYKALFKTSPADAEELFTKAEADAKRRMTFYKNLGELMK, from the coding sequence ATGGCTAAAAAAATGCAAACCATCGACGGGAATTACGCGGCGTCGTACGTTGCCTACGCGTTCAGCGAGGTGGCGGCGATCTACCCGATCACCCCTTCCTCGACGATGGGCGAGTACGCCGACATCTGGGCCAGCCAGGGCCAGAAGAACATGTTCGGCCAGAAGCTTGAAGTTGTTGAAATGCAGTCCGAAGCCGGTGCCGCCGGTGCGGTGCACGGTTCTCTTTCGGCCGGTGCGCTGACCACGACCTACACGGCCAGCCAGGGGCTGCTGCTGATGATTCCGAACATGTACAAGATCGCCGGCGAGATGCTCCCGACCGTCTTCCACGTTTCGGCCCGCGCCCTCGCGGCCCAGTCGCTGTCGATCTTCGGCGACCATTCCGACGTGATGAGCTGCCGCGCGACCGGTTACGCGATGACCTCCGCCGCGTCGATCCAGGAGACCCACGACCTCGCGCTCGTCGCCCACCTTGCGACGCTCGAGAGCGAAATCCCGTTCCTCGCGTTCTTCGACGGCTTCCGCACCTCCCATGAGTTCCAGAAGGTCGAGCTGCTCGATTACTCCGACATGAAGTCGATGCTCGACATGAAGTACGTCGAGCGTTTCCGCAACCGCGCGCTGCGCCCGGATGCTCCGTACGCGAAGATGGCCGCCCAGAATCCGGACGTCTACTTCCAGGGCCGCGAGACGACCAACAAGCAGTACGAGGCGCTCCCGGCCATCGTCCAGAAGTATATGGACAAGGTCGGCGAAGTCACCGGCCGCAAGTATCACCTGTTTGATTACGTCGGCGCCGCCGACGCCGACAAGGTCATCGTCGCGATGGGTTCCGCCTGCGAGACCATCGAAGAGGCGATCGGCTACCTGAATGCGAAGGGCCGGAAGCTCGGTCTCCTGAAGGTTCGTCTCTATCGCCCGTTCGCTGCCGATGTGCTCGTCAAGGCGCTGCCGGCGACCGTCAAGAAGGTTGCGGTCCTCGACCGCTGCAAGGAGCCCGGCAGCCTCGGCGAGCCGCTTTTCCTCGACGTCAAGGCCGCTCTCGCCGGGAAGGATGTCACCGTTATCGGCGGTCGTTACGGACTGGCCAGCAAAGAGTTCACCCCGTCGATGGTCAATGCGATCTACAAGCACATGGACGGCAAGAACACCCACAATTTCACCGTCGGCATCAATGACGACGTGACCGGTCTTTCGCTGCCGATCGATGAAGAGATCGTCACCGAGCCGGCCGGCACCACGGCCTGCATGTTCTGGGGCCTCGGCGGCGACGGCACCGTCGGCTCGAACAAGAACTCGGTCAAGATCATCGGCGACCACACCAACAAGTACGTGCAGGCCTACTTCGTCTACGACTCGAAGAAGTCCGGCGGCATCACGGTTTCGCACCTGCGTTTCGGCGACAAGCCGATCACCAGCGAATACACGATCACGGCGCCGAACTTCGTTGCCTGCCACAATCCGGCTTACATCGGCCGTTACGACATGCTCGCCGGCATCGTTGACGGCGGCACGTTCCTGATCAACAGCGAACTCCCGGCCGACAAGGTCTTCGAGAGCTTCACCCGCGAAATGCAGGAAGTCATCGTCAGGAAGCATGTGAAGGTCTACACGATCGACGCGCTGAAGCTCGCGCTCGAAGTCGGCAGCCCGAAGTACGTTTCGACCATCATGCAGACCTGCTTCTTCAAGCTGGCCAACATCATTCCGGCCGACGAGGCGATCGGCTACATCAAGTCCGGAATCGAGAAGAAGTTCAAGAAGAAGGGCGACGATGTCGTCAAGGAAAACCAGGCCTGCGTCGATCAGGCGCTCGCCATGCTGAAGGAAGTCGAAGTTCCGGCTTCGCTGGACGGCGTCGCGGCCTACGAGCCGAAGGCGCTCATCACCGAAGATATGGGCACGTTCGCGAATACGCTCATGAAGCCGATCCTGCACCAGAAGGGCGACGACATCCCGGTCTCCGCGATGTCCTATGACGGTTCGATGCCGACCGCGACCTCGAAGTTCGAGAAGCGCGGAATCGCTCCGTCGGTTCCGAAGTGGGATTCGGCCGCCTGCATCCAGTGCAACCAGTGCGTGATGGCGTGCCCGCATGCCGCGATCCGTTCGAAGCTGATCGAGCCGGCGAATCTCGCCGGAGCGCCGGCCTCCTTCAATACCGTCGACGCGAAGCCGCCGGTCAAGAAGGAGCTCGGTCTCAAGTACCGTCTGCAGGTCTTCATCGAAGACTGCACCGGTTGCGGCGTCTGCGTCGAGACCTGCCCGGTCAAGGAGAAGGCGATCCACCTGACCCACACGCCGGAAGAGCGTGCCGCCGGCCAGGACGAGAACGTCGAATTCTTCCTCTCGCTGCCGGACAATGTCATGGGCGGCACCGATGCGAAGACCGTCAAGGGTTCGCAGTTCCTGATGCCGTACTTCGAGTTCAGCGGCGCCTGCGCGGGCTGCGGCGAAACTCCGTACGTCAAGCTGGTCAGCCAGCTCTTCGGCAACCGCATGATCGTCGCGAACGCGACCGGCTGTTCGTCGATCTACGGCGGCTCGTTCCCGTCGCTGCCGTACTGCAAGGACAAGAAGGGCCGCGGTCCGGCCTGGGCGAACTCGCTCTTCGAGGACAACGCGGAATACGGCTTCGGCATGCGCCTCGCGGTCGATACGAACCGCAAACAGCTGATGGACTGCATCAAAAAGATCCAGGAACTCGGCGTCTGCTGCGACGATATGAAATCGGCGCTTGATTACGCGGTCGCGAACTGGGAGAACACCTCCGACGAAGCGATGGCCAATCAGGAAAAGCTCGGCGAGCTGCTGAAGGTCGCCGTTGAAAAATCCGAAGGCGAAAAGCGGGAAATCTACGCCAAGATGCTCGAGCTGAAGGATTACTTCGTCGACAAGTCGGTCTGGATCCTCGGCGGCGACGGCTGGGCCTACGACATCGGTTTCGGCGGCCTCGACCATGTCGTTGCGCAGAACCGCAACGTGAACATCCTCGTGCTCGACACCGAGGTTTACTCGAACACCGGCGGCCAGGCTTCGAAGTCGACTCCGATCGGTGCTGTGGCGCTCTTCGCGAACAGCGGCAAGCGCCTGACCAAGAAGAACCTCGGCTTCATGTGCATGAGCTACGGCAATGTCTATGTCGCCTCGATCTCGATGGGCGCGAACCGTCAGCAGGCGCTGACCGCGATCCGCGAGGCCGAAGCGCACAACGGCCCGTCGATCATTCTGGCCTATGCTCCGTGTATCGCTCACGGCATCAACATGTCGAAGAGCCAGACCGAAGCGAAGCGCGCGGTCGAGGCCGGCTACTGGCCGCTCTACCGCTACAACCCGGCGGAGGAGCAGCCGTTCAAGTGGGAGACCAAGGAAGCCACCGCGAGCTTCCAGGAGTTCATCCGCAGCGAGAACCGTTACAAGGCCCTCTTCAAGACCTCTCCGGCCGATGCCGAAGAGCTGTTCACGAAGGCGGAAGCCGACGCGAAGCGCCGCATGACCTTCTACAAGAACCTCGGCGAACTCATGAAGTAA
- a CDS encoding ATP-dependent zinc protease, which yields MRLVGTLLPCVVILGMAGCCRRAEMPEPPPPENKVVTDLPLGIIGETEVVYLPDFTVPFEARIDTGATTSSIDARDVRTFERDGRKWVSFRVFARSGGESKEYELPVARTVRIKQHGGESLERISVMLTFRMGHLTLEREFTLTDRSKFEYPVLVGRNIINGIAAVDPSRRNVL from the coding sequence ATGAGGCTGGTCGGTACGCTTCTGCCGTGTGTTGTGATTCTGGGGATGGCCGGCTGCTGCCGCCGGGCGGAGATGCCGGAGCCTCCCCCGCCGGAGAACAAGGTCGTGACCGATCTTCCGCTCGGAATCATCGGGGAGACCGAAGTGGTCTACCTGCCGGATTTCACCGTTCCCTTCGAGGCGCGGATCGACACAGGCGCGACGACGAGCTCGATCGATGCGCGGGATGTCCGGACCTTCGAGCGCGACGGCAGAAAATGGGTCTCCTTCCGGGTCTTTGCCCGTTCCGGCGGGGAGTCGAAGGAGTACGAACTGCCGGTGGCGCGGACGGTCCGCATCAAGCAGCACGGCGGAGAGTCGCTTGAACGGATTTCCGTCATGCTGACCTTCCGCATGGGCCATCTGACGCTCGAGCGCGAATTCACGCTGACCGACCGCAGCAAGTTCGAATATCCGGTTCTGGTCGGCCGCAACATCATCAACGGCATTGCGGCGGTCGATCCGTCCCGCCGCAACGTGCTGTAA
- a CDS encoding 7TM domain-containing protein: MADSRNPRRMLYILVILLAVAAVAVSFVKINFFGFSLSDRAAFFYQVDGNITLEPSGDEPVRISLAVPEPDAGWAFGLDPDSRTRFQLQEQDGFPRMVLTLPAPVETRRVSCRYRLVPAPQRELPPLSPPENAGETLVADTVKIAAAAILDRIDPERKLPAAKLVPALLLRLGALSPAEKRALAPNSGSDVTVDAAIAVLAGRGIPARALRGILLDQKRYQQQPSVYLDVWYGDRWHIYRPNTGALEAPGEFLVLQRSDKSLLEVTGAKNSSIRFSVTRVPAGAEQLNRIRAKIIDDRSLSGFSLFSLPASEQNLFKRLALLPLAILLIVITRNIVGITTMGTFMPVLIAMAFLEMRLLPGLVNFALILTVGLGIRAWLSRLNLLMVPRISAVVVVVILLMQLISVGANLINLPEFVDATFFPIIIIAWTIERASTTWEEDGAKNTLKQLAASIGAAAVCYLVLSSGYLQYVLYTFAELNLIILGVILLLGTYTGYRLTELARFEPLVKP; encoded by the coding sequence ATGGCCGATTCCCGCAATCCGCGCCGGATGCTCTACATCCTGGTGATTCTTCTGGCCGTCGCAGCGGTGGCGGTTTCGTTTGTGAAGATCAACTTTTTCGGTTTCAGCCTCAGCGACCGCGCCGCTTTCTTTTATCAGGTCGACGGCAATATCACGCTGGAGCCGTCCGGAGATGAACCGGTGCGGATCTCTCTCGCCGTGCCGGAGCCCGATGCGGGATGGGCGTTCGGGCTCGACCCCGACAGCCGCACCCGGTTTCAGCTGCAGGAGCAGGACGGTTTTCCGCGCATGGTGCTGACGCTGCCGGCCCCGGTTGAAACGCGCCGCGTATCGTGCCGCTACCGCCTGGTGCCGGCGCCGCAGCGGGAGCTGCCGCCTCTTTCTCCGCCGGAAAACGCCGGGGAAACACTGGTTGCGGATACGGTGAAGATCGCTGCCGCCGCAATTCTGGACCGAATCGACCCGGAACGTAAACTGCCTGCCGCCAAACTGGTTCCGGCCCTGCTGCTCCGGCTCGGCGCCCTGTCGCCGGCTGAAAAGCGGGCGCTGGCTCCGAACTCGGGTTCCGATGTGACGGTCGATGCCGCGATCGCGGTGCTGGCCGGGCGCGGCATCCCGGCCCGCGCCCTGCGCGGCATTCTGCTCGACCAGAAGCGCTATCAGCAGCAGCCGTCGGTTTACCTCGACGTCTGGTACGGGGACCGCTGGCATATCTACCGGCCGAACACAGGGGCTCTTGAAGCTCCCGGTGAATTTCTGGTTCTGCAGCGCAGCGACAAATCCCTGCTGGAGGTGACCGGGGCGAAGAATTCATCGATCCGCTTCTCCGTGACCCGGGTTCCGGCCGGAGCGGAGCAGCTGAACCGGATTCGGGCGAAGATCATCGATGACCGTTCGCTTTCGGGTTTTTCGCTTTTTTCACTGCCGGCCTCGGAACAGAACCTGTTCAAACGCCTTGCGCTGCTGCCGCTGGCGATTCTGCTCATCGTCATCACGCGCAACATCGTCGGCATCACGACGATGGGAACCTTCATGCCGGTGCTGATCGCTATGGCGTTCCTCGAAATGCGGCTGCTGCCGGGACTTGTGAATTTCGCGCTGATTCTGACGGTCGGGCTCGGAATCCGCGCCTGGCTGTCGCGTCTGAATCTGCTGATGGTGCCGCGCATTTCGGCGGTGGTGGTCGTGGTGATTCTGCTGATGCAGCTGATCAGCGTAGGAGCGAACCTGATCAACCTGCCCGAGTTCGTTGATGCGACTTTCTTCCCGATCATCATCATCGCCTGGACCATCGAGCGCGCTTCGACGACCTGGGAAGAGGACGGAGCGAAGAATACGCTCAAGCAGCTCGCCGCCAGCATCGGCGCCGCCGCGGTCTGTTATCTGGTTCTGTCGAGCGGTTATCTGCAGTATGTGCTCTACACGTTTGCGGAGCTGAATCTGATTATTCTCGGCGTGATTCTGCTGCTCGGCACCTACACAGGCTACCGGCTGACGGAGCTCGCGCGCTTCGAACCGCTGGTGAAGCCATGA
- a CDS encoding alpha-L-glutamate ligase-like protein: MKLPAVRLPRLVSPASLHRAGVLGMNQRNYAYIMRYNRRADYPDVDDKLRTKQLAIRHHVATAELIGSIRHQYEVRGFRDMIAGVPDFVIKPGHGSGGRGILVIKRHDGVNFYKPNGEVCSYEFIYEHISNILSGLYSLGGQVDYALFERCIDFSDVYSRFSFQGVPDVRLIVFCGYPVMSMIRLATRESDGRANLHQGAVGVGLRIRDGRPEFAASHNKEVTYHPDTGAAFSELVVPQWEEHLELAARCAEMTPLGYFGADIATDRRRGPLLLELNARPGLAIQIANGHGLLSRLRLIESLPPGAHATRAEKIAFAREQFG, encoded by the coding sequence ATGAAACTGCCCGCCGTCAGACTGCCCCGGCTGGTTTCCCCGGCGAGCCTGCATCGCGCCGGCGTGCTCGGCATGAACCAGCGCAATTACGCCTACATCATGCGCTACAACCGCCGGGCGGATTACCCGGATGTGGACGACAAGCTGCGCACGAAGCAGCTGGCGATTCGTCACCATGTGGCGACGGCGGAGCTGATCGGCAGCATCCGGCACCAGTATGAGGTCAGAGGTTTCCGCGACATGATTGCGGGTGTGCCGGACTTCGTGATCAAGCCGGGACACGGCAGCGGCGGCCGCGGCATTCTCGTCATCAAACGGCACGACGGCGTGAATTTTTACAAACCGAACGGCGAGGTGTGCAGTTATGAGTTCATTTACGAGCACATTTCGAATATTCTCTCCGGCCTTTACAGCCTGGGCGGACAGGTGGATTATGCCCTGTTCGAGCGCTGCATCGATTTTTCGGATGTTTACAGCCGTTTCAGTTTTCAGGGCGTGCCGGATGTGCGGCTCATCGTCTTCTGCGGCTACCCGGTCATGTCGATGATCCGGCTGGCGACGCGCGAGTCGGACGGGCGGGCGAACCTGCACCAGGGGGCGGTCGGCGTGGGGCTGCGCATCCGGGACGGACGGCCGGAGTTCGCGGCCTCGCACAATAAGGAGGTCACGTACCATCCCGATACCGGCGCGGCTTTTTCGGAGCTCGTCGTTCCGCAGTGGGAGGAACACCTCGAGCTTGCCGCCCGTTGTGCCGAAATGACGCCGCTCGGTTATTTCGGCGCCGATATTGCGACGGACCGCAGGCGCGGGCCGCTGCTGCTTGAGCTCAATGCGCGTCCCGGGCTGGCGATCCAGATCGCGAACGGGCACGGGCTGCTTTCGCGCCTCCGGCTGATCGAGTCGCTGCCTCCCGGCGCGCACGCGACCCGGGCGGAGAAAATCGCGTTTGCACGGGAACAATTCGGTTGA
- a CDS encoding sugar phosphate isomerase/epimerase family protein: MYRYAVSVNASLIRLPEWRKALSESRFHRIELSCGQYLEPQETKELVELVRNADELAGVETASVHLPFCPFEKFPYPAGEKEREAVAEYLAEFIRLTAPLAAKNYTFHTSIEPVRPEERGMLLEQTRPVIASLVRAAAAAGASLNVELLPRTCIGNCVEELQALTDGMPEAAGICFDVNHLTGDGGLKRVPEFIDRLRGRLRSFHLSDYDGVDEAHWLPGLGLLDWPSVMAAIRRVPGNPLLIFETAVLKPCSGRPREITPKQHFRNLESAAFYLENCGELDRRIATAAIP, translated from the coding sequence ATGTACCGGTATGCCGTTTCCGTCAATGCATCGCTGATCCGCCTCCCCGAATGGCGCAAGGCTTTGTCCGAAAGCCGATTCCACAGAATCGAGCTCTCCTGCGGCCAATATCTCGAACCGCAGGAAACGAAAGAGCTCGTCGAACTGGTCCGCAACGCCGATGAACTCGCCGGAGTCGAAACCGCGTCGGTCCACCTGCCGTTCTGTCCGTTTGAAAAGTTCCCGTATCCGGCCGGAGAGAAGGAGCGGGAAGCCGTCGCGGAATACCTGGCCGAATTCATCCGGCTCACCGCGCCGCTCGCGGCGAAAAACTACACCTTCCACACCAGCATCGAACCGGTCCGGCCGGAAGAGCGCGGCATGCTGCTCGAGCAGACCAGGCCGGTCATCGCATCGCTGGTCCGCGCCGCGGCGGCGGCCGGCGCATCGCTCAATGTGGAGCTCCTGCCGCGAACCTGCATCGGCAATTGCGTCGAAGAGCTTCAGGCGCTGACCGACGGCATGCCGGAGGCGGCCGGAATCTGCTTTGACGTGAATCATCTGACCGGCGACGGCGGCCTGAAGCGCGTGCCGGAATTCATCGACCGGCTGCGCGGGCGGCTCCGTTCGTTCCACCTCTCCGACTACGATGGCGTCGATGAGGCCCATTGGCTGCCGGGACTCGGGCTGCTGGACTGGCCCTCGGTCATGGCGGCGATCCGCCGGGTTCCGGGCAATCCGCTGCTGATCTTCGAAACGGCCGTCCTGAAACCGTGTTCGGGCCGCCCGCGCGAGATTACGCCGAAGCAGCACTTCCGCAACCTCGAAAGCGCTGCGTTCTACCTCGAAAACTGCGGGGAGCTCGACAGGCGCATCGCAACAGCCGCGATTCCGTGA
- a CDS encoding type II secretion system protein → MKRFFTLIELLVVITIIAILAAMLLPALQQARERGKAIKCTSNLKQLGTATAFYTQQNLDILPSCFDGGDGTAPFWYDKIQQTLQSNSTAVISGVFDHPGAADLRNEDNTYNSNNLPYSYNVYAGYYDTLGDGGSFRLLKKLTKVTRLRQPSRLLVITDSDGSLFYDFMLDPTWTDMTMPGTPHAGSGNASYADGHAKSYRYNELMPYNSEEHKYLWSGDGSFEASII, encoded by the coding sequence ATGAAACGGTTCTTCACACTCATCGAACTCCTGGTCGTCATTACGATCATCGCGATCCTGGCGGCCATGCTGCTCCCGGCGCTGCAGCAGGCGCGCGAACGCGGCAAAGCGATCAAATGCACGAGCAACCTGAAACAGCTCGGAACCGCGACCGCCTTCTACACCCAGCAGAATCTCGACATCCTGCCGAGCTGCTTCGACGGCGGCGACGGTACGGCACCGTTCTGGTATGACAAAATCCAGCAGACGCTCCAGTCGAACAGCACGGCTGTGATATCGGGCGTCTTCGACCACCCCGGCGCAGCCGACCTCCGCAATGAGGACAATACTTACAACAGCAACAACCTGCCTTACAGCTACAATGTCTACGCCGGCTATTACGACACGCTCGGAGACGGCGGCAGCTTCCGGCTCCTGAAAAAACTGACCAAGGTCACCCGGCTGCGGCAACCGAGCAGGCTCCTGGTCATCACCGACTCGGACGGTTCGCTGTTCTATGACTTCATGCTCGACCCGACCTGGACCGACATGACCATGCCCGGCACGCCCCATGCCGGTTCCGGCAACGCCTCCTATGCCGACGGCCACGCGAAATCCTACCGTTACAATGAACTCATGCCTTACAACAGCGAGGAGCACAAATATCTCTGGAGCGGCGACGGGAGCTTTGAAGCAAGCATCATTTGA
- a CDS encoding prepilin-type N-terminal cleavage/methylation domain-containing protein has product MKRFFTLIELLVVIAIIAILAAMLLPALQQARERGKAIKCTSNLKQLGTATAFYTQQNLDILPSCFDGGDGMAPFWFNKLQDAMQPNAATNRDALTGVFDHPGSVNLRNPDNTYDSNKLPYSYNVYAGYYDTLGDGGSFRLLKKLTKVTRLRQPSRLLVITDSDGSLFYDFMLDPTWTDMTMPGTPHTGFGNASYADGHVKAYRYNELMPYNSEEHKYLWSGDGTLDANII; this is encoded by the coding sequence ATGAAACGGTTCTTCACACTCATCGAACTCCTGGTCGTCATCGCGATCATCGCGATCCTGGCGGCCATGTTGCTCCCGGCGCTGCAGCAGGCGCGCGAGCGCGGCAAAGCGATCAAATGCACGAGCAACCTGAAACAGCTCGGAACCGCGACCGCCTTCTACACCCAGCAGAATCTCGACATCCTGCCGAGCTGCTTCGACGGCGGCGACGGCATGGCGCCGTTCTGGTTCAACAAACTTCAGGACGCCATGCAGCCGAACGCCGCAACCAACCGGGATGCATTGACCGGTGTTTTCGATCACCCCGGCTCGGTCAATCTCCGCAATCCGGACAACACCTACGACAGCAACAAACTGCCCTACAGCTACAATGTCTACGCCGGCTACTACGACACGCTCGGAGACGGCGGCAGCTTCCGGCTCCTGAAAAAACTGACCAAGGTCACCCGGCTGCGGCAGCCGAGCAGGCTCCTGGTCATCACCGACTCGGACGGTTCGCTGTTCTACGACTTCATGCTCGACCCGACCTGGACCGACATGACCATGCCCGGCACACCGCATACCGGGTTCGGCAACGCCTCCTATGCCGACGGCCATGTGAAGGCCTACCGTTACAATGAACTCATGCCTTACAACAGCGAGGAGCACAAATATCTCTGGAGCGGCGACGGGACGCTTGACGCAAACATCATCTGA